The following are from one region of the Candidatus Zixiibacteriota bacterium genome:
- a CDS encoding ABC transporter permease codes for MRSILVMALTDLKILSRDKLAFFWVIGFPFLMAIFFGSIFSSAGSGVSQMKIAAVDQDRTEFSSHFIRKLMQSEACTVTEMPRDSAFDLVRQGKMSAYIVLRPGFTDHSFFGAGDSIYIELGIDPARRAEAGYLQGLLMQSLFLMYHDMLSDPKQMMSRISKGKSFFDTVSSMDSGNRKLWGNLMTSLSQFYGNIDTAEDIRLSPGTTGANSSSDMMMRIDRVSVTTDRHGPRSSFEVVFPSSVLWGVLACAATFATSVVRERERGTYLRLRLAPIGHWHILAGKGLACFLASSSVSIIILAVGHIVFGVRISSYPMLLLAVVSAALCFVGIMMFLSIIGRTEQSVSSAGWSIMLVMAMLGGGMLPLIFMPSWMQKISSISPIKWSILAIEGAVWRNFSFSEMMFPVGILLGIGIVTFLIGVKLFARFDN; via the coding sequence ATGCGGAGTATACTGGTGATGGCGCTGACTGATTTAAAAATCCTCTCCCGAGATAAATTGGCTTTCTTCTGGGTGATCGGATTTCCATTCCTGATGGCCATTTTTTTCGGATCTATATTTTCCAGCGCCGGGAGCGGCGTATCGCAAATGAAGATTGCGGCTGTCGATCAGGATAGAACCGAGTTTTCATCGCATTTCATCAGGAAACTCATGCAATCTGAAGCCTGCACAGTCACCGAGATGCCGCGTGATTCGGCATTCGATCTGGTCCGCCAGGGGAAAATGAGTGCCTATATTGTCCTCCGCCCGGGTTTTACCGATCATTCCTTTTTCGGAGCCGGGGATTCAATTTATATCGAGCTGGGTATTGATCCCGCCCGCCGGGCTGAGGCCGGCTACCTGCAAGGGCTTCTGATGCAGTCCCTGTTTTTGATGTACCACGATATGCTCTCCGACCCGAAACAGATGATGTCGCGGATCAGTAAAGGCAAAAGCTTTTTCGATACCGTCAGCAGTATGGATTCCGGTAACCGGAAACTCTGGGGCAATTTGATGACCAGCCTGTCCCAATTCTATGGTAACATCGATACGGCCGAAGACATAAGGCTTTCCCCGGGCACCACCGGAGCGAATTCATCATCGGATATGATGATGAGAATCGATAGGGTGAGTGTCACGACCGACCGCCATGGCCCGCGATCATCCTTCGAAGTGGTTTTCCCGTCCTCGGTCCTCTGGGGAGTCCTGGCCTGTGCCGCCACTTTCGCCACCTCGGTGGTCCGGGAGCGGGAACGGGGCACCTATCTGCGTCTCCGGTTGGCCCCGATCGGTCATTGGCATATTCTGGCCGGAAAGGGTCTGGCCTGTTTTCTGGCCAGTTCCTCTGTCAGTATTATTATCCTGGCCGTCGGTCACATAGTCTTTGGCGTCAGGATTTCCAGTTATCCCATGTTGTTGCTTGCAGTGGTGTCGGCCGCTCTCTGTTTCGTGGGCATCATGATGTTTCTGAGTATTATCGGCCGGACCGAGCAATCGGTGTCGAGCGCCGGATGGTCGATCATGCTGGTTATGGCCATGCTTGGCGGCGGCATGTTACCTCTTATTTTCATGCCCTCCTGGATGCAAAAGATAAGTAGTATCAGCCCCATCAAATGGTCCATTCTGGCTATTGAGGGAGCGGTCTGGCGCAATTTTTCCTTTTCCGAAATGATGTTTCCGGTCGGGATTCTGCTGGGAATAGGGATTGTCACTTTCCTGATCGGCGTGAAATTATTCGCCCGGTTCGACAATTGA
- a CDS encoding TetR/AcrR family transcriptional regulator has protein sequence MGEIAVSTTRKKRRSRQNRRTSATRQKLLQAARKVFVEKGFDLTRIDEITEQADVGKGTFYNHFKSKEKLIRELISEVMGELTAEMEKKCGGITDLSQLLDKIIGVHIEFFSNRWEDYVLYFQSRADLHLQEGYSGIETPFIGYLETIEDLVDSAVKHRLSRQVLRRIGCAVAGFVSGYYSFAVITPSDEDVDETLRSLRGALVAGLARFIKEALPSASLDDTDRVVW, from the coding sequence TTGGGAGAGATAGCGGTCTCCACGACCAGAAAGAAAAGAAGATCACGCCAGAATCGACGGACCAGTGCCACGCGCCAGAAATTACTTCAGGCGGCCAGGAAGGTATTTGTCGAGAAAGGATTCGATCTGACCCGAATTGATGAAATCACCGAGCAGGCTGATGTCGGTAAGGGGACTTTTTATAATCATTTCAAGAGCAAGGAAAAGCTTATCCGCGAATTGATCAGTGAAGTCATGGGGGAACTGACCGCCGAAATGGAGAAGAAGTGTGGCGGCATCACCGATTTGTCGCAGCTTCTCGATAAAATTATCGGTGTTCATATAGAGTTTTTCAGTAATCGCTGGGAGGATTACGTTCTTTATTTCCAGAGCCGTGCGGATCTCCATCTGCAGGAAGGATACTCGGGCATCGAGACTCCGTTTATCGGCTATCTGGAGACCATCGAGGATCTCGTCGATTCCGCAGTCAAGCATCGTCTGTCCAGGCAGGTTCTGCGACGGATTGGCTGTGCCGTGGCCGGGTTCGTTTCCGGTTATTATTCATTTGCGGTGATTACTCCATCGGACGAGGATGTCGACGAAACTCTCCGTTCACTCCGGGGTGCGCTGGTGGCCGGTTTGGCCCGGTTTATCAAGGAAGCGTTGCCTTCGGCCTCATTGGATGATACCGATCGTGTGGTCTGGTGA
- a CDS encoding S-adenosylmethionine decarboxylase, with the protein MKSQSIVEQAVEQSVWGMACSFDIYDCNPEIIRDARKIKQFVIELCDLIEMKRFGETQVVHFGEDEKVAGYSMVQLIETSLISAHFANLTNTTYLDVFSCKSYDPDKVKEFAVRFFGGSRCISNINLRY; encoded by the coding sequence ATGAAATCACAATCCATTGTTGAACAGGCGGTGGAACAGTCCGTCTGGGGCATGGCCTGCAGTTTCGATATTTATGACTGCAATCCCGAGATAATTCGTGATGCCCGGAAGATAAAGCAATTCGTGATCGAGCTTTGCGACCTGATCGAGATGAAAAGATTCGGGGAGACGCAGGTGGTTCATTTCGGCGAGGATGAAAAAGTGGCCGGTTATTCGATGGTCCAGTTGATTGAAACCTCGCTGATTTCGGCTCATTTTGCCAACCTGACCAACACCACTTATCTGGATGTTTTCAGTTGCAAGTCGTATGATCCGGATAAGGTGAAGGAGTTCGCTGTCAGGTTTTTCGGCGGCAGCCGGTGTATATCCAATATCAATTTGAGGTACTAA
- a CDS encoding ABC transporter ATP-binding protein, whose translation MIRAENLTKKYGSTVAVGGVSFDIKKGETYGLLGPNGAGKTTTINMLVGFLKPDQGKIGINGNDDPTRSEVRMEIGHAPQDLAIYEELTAEENLSYFGKLYGLFGARLKERVTWSLEFAVLTDHRCQFTKTFSGGMKRRLNMACALVHDPAILLLDEPTVGVDPQSRNLIFDSIEELKKTGRTIVYTTHYMEEAQRLCDRVAIIDRGKIMAEDSVTGLIEEYGGLSVIEGELESPPENRSLLPGHLDGVSWRMETDRPMKQFAELAEAGIKFSRVNIVSADLETVFLNLTGRRLRD comes from the coding sequence ATGATCAGAGCCGAAAACCTCACAAAAAAATATGGCTCAACCGTGGCGGTGGGCGGGGTTTCCTTTGATATTAAAAAGGGCGAAACCTACGGTCTGCTGGGGCCCAACGGAGCCGGAAAAACAACCACCATCAATATGCTGGTTGGTTTTCTTAAACCCGATCAGGGCAAAATCGGAATCAACGGTAATGATGATCCAACCCGGTCCGAGGTTCGGATGGAAATCGGCCATGCCCCGCAGGATCTGGCCATCTATGAAGAACTGACGGCCGAAGAAAATCTGAGTTATTTCGGGAAATTGTACGGGTTATTCGGGGCGCGCCTGAAAGAGCGGGTAACCTGGTCCCTGGAATTCGCCGTCCTTACCGATCACCGCTGTCAGTTTACCAAAACTTTTTCCGGCGGGATGAAACGGCGCTTGAACATGGCCTGCGCCTTGGTGCATGATCCGGCGATCCTGCTTCTTGACGAACCGACCGTGGGAGTCGATCCGCAATCACGCAACCTGATTTTCGATTCTATTGAAGAACTAAAGAAGACCGGCCGGACTATTGTCTATACTACCCATTACATGGAGGAAGCCCAGCGGCTGTGCGACCGGGTCGCTATTATCGACCGGGGGAAAATTATGGCCGAGGATTCTGTGACCGGGTTGATTGAGGAATATGGCGGGCTCTCCGTTATCGAAGGCGAACTGGAGAGTCCCCCGGAAAACCGAAGCCTCCTGCCGGGACACCTCGACGGGGTTTCCTGGCGGATGGAAACCGATCGGCCGATGAAGCAGTTTGCCGAGTTGGCCGAAGCCGGGATTAAATTCAGCCGGGTTAATATTGTTAGTGCCGATCTGGAAACGGTTTTTTTGAATCTGACGGGAAGGAGGTTGCGAGACTGA
- a CDS encoding GNAT family N-acetyltransferase has product MIRLRTVTDFEECQAVWRQLMPDTYLSDLWEVRACFHRHFQRPLHFVVAEDKSGPVGLLPLSWIEEHQSYGYFPGEAWEGKTWLEQNRVIARDSRVLNAMLQQVGSRYHLRYLLPSEPAPKVQRIVDEIGYLFDPPVFGYNMDNYFEQFSHKSVKRIKKEVAALEGRGVRYRYNDLTDFDHLIDLNVGRFGSDSYFYDSRFRESFRSLMHFLNDKGWLRLTTVIIEDQIAAVDMGSIYRGIYTLLAGGTNAAFPGVAKLINLHHMHYSCEQQFDRADFLCGNFSWKSLFHLSPRPLYMLSNVPAGMGQMEPVAAVAKAAYGHDYEGLRRAAGV; this is encoded by the coding sequence ATGATCCGACTGCGCACTGTTACTGATTTTGAAGAATGTCAGGCGGTCTGGCGGCAGTTGATGCCGGACACGTATCTGTCCGACCTCTGGGAAGTTCGGGCCTGTTTTCACCGGCACTTCCAGCGTCCCCTGCACTTTGTCGTAGCCGAGGACAAATCCGGCCCGGTCGGTTTATTACCGTTGAGCTGGATCGAGGAGCATCAATCGTACGGCTACTTTCCCGGCGAAGCCTGGGAGGGAAAGACGTGGCTGGAGCAGAACCGGGTCATTGCCCGTGACTCCAGGGTCCTCAATGCCATGCTGCAGCAGGTCGGTTCGCGGTATCACCTGCGCTACCTGCTGCCCTCGGAACCGGCGCCCAAGGTCCAGAGAATAGTCGATGAAATCGGCTACCTCTTCGATCCGCCGGTTTTCGGTTATAATATGGATAACTATTTCGAGCAGTTTTCACACAAATCGGTCAAACGCATCAAGAAGGAAGTGGCTGCTCTGGAAGGTCGGGGGGTCAGATATCGTTATAACGATCTGACCGATTTTGATCATCTGATCGATCTTAATGTAGGCCGATTCGGAAGCGATTCATACTTTTATGACAGTCGTTTCCGCGAGAGTTTCCGAAGCCTGATGCACTTTTTAAATGATAAGGGATGGCTTCGTCTGACCACCGTGATAATCGAAGATCAGATCGCGGCGGTCGATATGGGCAGTATTTACAGAGGCATCTATACCCTGCTGGCCGGCGGCACCAATGCCGCTTTCCCCGGGGTGGCCAAACTGATCAATTTGCACCATATGCATTATTCGTGCGAACAGCAATTCGACCGGGCCGATTTCCTGTGCGGTAATTTCTCATGGAAGAGTCTTTTCCACCTGTCGCCGAGGCCGTTGTATATGTTGTCCAACGTTCCGGCCGGGATGGGTCAGATGGAACCGGTTGCGGCTGTCGCCAAAGCGGCATACGGGCATGATTACGAAGGTCTGAGGAGGGCCGCGGGTGTCTGA
- a CDS encoding ATP-grasp domain-containing protein produces the protein MSEKRVLVVGTTIDYIEIIDRLYPGRALFVTDTGERGKSKEPPPDPATELLTDLTVFERVISDLKNHLTRFSLHITGIVSFDCESMALASYVARELKLPYPSTKAIDLSRNKYVSKQVWQKAGVTCPRVELVKSASEAVQFMKKIKAPVVLKPLTGSGSELVFICRQPVDCERAFETAQKKLSEHHNLRMYGEGRAEDGSVLNVRRVMAVEEFIPGVEYSSDFVIDGDHLDIIRIAEKIPHPGQPDGTILAYILPAVLPEGLNTEKLHLQLLKAARGLGLERAMCMVDFIIKDGKIYILELTPRPGGDCLPDLILKSCGWDILGAALDFSERKKLRIPEPAEWKHLVGVRLFAEKAGTVGKIDSQALHLDRRVVRCYLKWGKGHRVVLPPEDYDSRILGHVIFRPRSWDNLVNECLILSGRLKVTLEPRVWSTQAV, from the coding sequence GTGTCTGAAAAACGGGTTCTGGTGGTCGGCACCACAATTGATTATATCGAAATTATTGACCGGCTGTACCCCGGACGGGCGCTGTTTGTTACCGATACCGGCGAGCGGGGCAAATCGAAGGAACCGCCGCCGGACCCGGCCACTGAACTGCTGACTGACCTGACTGTATTCGAGCGTGTTATTTCCGATCTGAAGAATCATCTGACTCGTTTTAGTCTGCATATCACCGGAATCGTTTCTTTTGATTGTGAATCGATGGCCTTGGCTTCGTATGTGGCCCGGGAATTGAAACTACCTTATCCCTCGACCAAGGCCATCGACCTCAGCCGTAACAAGTATGTCTCCAAGCAGGTCTGGCAGAAAGCCGGAGTGACCTGTCCCCGGGTAGAACTGGTTAAAAGCGCCTCCGAGGCCGTCCAGTTCATGAAAAAAATAAAAGCCCCGGTGGTTCTTAAACCGTTGACCGGGAGTGGCAGCGAACTTGTTTTTATCTGCCGCCAGCCGGTGGATTGCGAACGGGCTTTTGAAACGGCCCAGAAGAAATTGAGCGAGCATCATAATCTCCGGATGTACGGTGAAGGCCGGGCCGAGGATGGCTCGGTTTTAAACGTCCGGCGAGTGATGGCTGTTGAGGAGTTTATTCCCGGCGTTGAATACAGCAGTGATTTTGTTATCGACGGGGATCATCTGGATATAATCCGTATCGCCGAGAAAATACCTCATCCGGGGCAACCGGACGGAACTATTCTGGCTTATATTCTCCCGGCGGTATTGCCCGAGGGATTAAATACGGAAAAGCTCCACCTTCAGCTTCTCAAGGCCGCCAGGGGGCTTGGCCTCGAGAGAGCCATGTGCATGGTCGATTTTATAATCAAAGATGGCAAGATCTATATATTAGAATTGACGCCGCGCCCTGGAGGTGATTGCCTGCCTGATTTGATTTTGAAAAGTTGCGGATGGGATATACTCGGGGCGGCACTGGACTTTTCCGAAAGAAAAAAACTCCGGATTCCCGAACCGGCCGAATGGAAACATCTGGTGGGCGTCCGGTTGTTTGCCGAGAAGGCCGGAACGGTCGGAAAAATCGACAGCCAAGCCTTGCACCTCGACCGCCGGGTGGTACGTTGTTATCTTAAATGGGGAAAAGGACATCGAGTGGTATTGCCACCCGAAGATTATGATTCCCGCATTCTGGGTCATGTTATTTTCCGGCCGCGAAGCTGGGATAATCTTGTCAACGAGTGCCTGATCCTGTCGGGCCGACTCAAAGTCACCCTGGAGCCCCGGGTATGGTCGACCCAGGCAGTATAG
- the cheB gene encoding chemotaxis-specific protein-glutamate methyltransferase CheB: MDNEVVIRVLIIDQSLHYRDIFRKALGGMSGVEIVGEAVNSVTAADRVNRLRPDLVVLDFELAGSATKELIENLKKIHPNLDIILVSRKLRTSGRSSVKALDLGALYFVRKPERNSIENDVKYFRKYFGPVINLYHVTSSTARVCQASSQWHQTRESVQPRSKADRAKLPEYYDILAIGCSLGGPEALYRFIAELPADFPIPVVIVQHMPTGFTTMLSMNLDAKSKLIVKEAQHGEQLRSGYVYLAPGGRHLKIKGNSPGIYRAVLDDGPEVNGCKPAVDVLYFSLADSFCGNILAVVLTGMGSDGFKGVRAMKNNGNCFCITQSKSSCVVYGMPAAIEEAGLSDLSLTIEQMAAGVVAQVTKQAVKSS, translated from the coding sequence GTGGACAATGAAGTCGTTATCCGGGTTTTGATTATAGATCAGAGCCTGCACTACCGTGATATTTTCCGAAAAGCTCTGGGGGGAATGTCGGGAGTGGAGATTGTCGGGGAGGCGGTCAATTCGGTAACGGCGGCCGACCGGGTCAATCGGCTTCGGCCCGATCTGGTTGTTCTGGATTTCGAATTGGCCGGATCGGCGACCAAAGAACTGATCGAAAATTTAAAAAAAATCCATCCCAACCTTGATATTATCCTTGTTTCAAGAAAATTGCGGACCAGCGGACGGAGTTCGGTCAAAGCGCTCGATCTGGGAGCTCTCTATTTTGTTCGGAAACCGGAGCGTAACAGCATCGAAAACGATGTCAAATACTTTCGTAAATATTTCGGGCCGGTTATCAATCTGTATCATGTTACCAGTTCCACGGCCAGAGTCTGCCAGGCTTCCTCACAATGGCATCAGACGCGTGAATCGGTTCAGCCCCGGTCCAAGGCAGACCGCGCCAAGCTGCCGGAGTATTACGATATTCTGGCCATCGGCTGTTCGCTGGGGGGACCGGAAGCGCTTTATCGATTCATTGCCGAACTTCCAGCCGATTTCCCGATACCGGTTGTTATTGTCCAGCACATGCCCACCGGATTTACTACCATGCTGAGCATGAATCTCGATGCCAAATCAAAGCTGATTGTCAAAGAGGCTCAGCACGGAGAACAACTTCGTTCCGGATATGTTTATCTGGCTCCCGGGGGCAGACATCTTAAGATTAAGGGCAATTCGCCTGGTATTTACCGGGCGGTTCTGGATGATGGTCCCGAAGTCAATGGATGTAAACCGGCGGTGGATGTTCTATATTTTTCTCTGGCGGATTCTTTTTGCGGTAATATTCTGGCCGTGGTTTTGACAGGAATGGGTTCGGATGGATTTAAAGGCGTGCGGGCTATGAAAAATAATGGCAATTGTTTCTGTATTACCCAGAGTAAATCCAGTTGTGTGGTATATGGAATGCCGGCGGCAATTGAGGAGGCGGGATTGTCCGATCTTTCGCTGACAATCGAACAGATGGCGGCCGGGGTGGTAGCACAGGTGACCAAGCAGGCTGTCAAATCGTCATAA
- the aspA gene encoding aspartate ammonia-lyase: MDAKIVNDFIKEIELFKDLDDNERGLVSMAAEELFFESGALIFEENTPRKRLFIIYTGEIELFKKTPFGEEKRLSIFSKYDFLGEGALMDDYPHSTSARAMIKSTVLAFSRGKFTTICKQNPSVGVKILSRVARVISRRMRQTSTRVVNAGAQYISGRTRREHDLLGDREVPFEFYYGIQTLRALENFNISGISLAQFPALVQALAMVKMAAAKANLELGLLSKPVAEAIIQACQEIINGRYHPHFVVDLIQGGAGTSTNMNANEVIANRALEILGYEKGEYKYCHPNNHVNLSQSTNDAYPTALHIALINSNNKLIEVLRELINSFKNKAVQFAAILKMGRTQLQDAVPMTLGQTFAAYAATLEEEIQRLEENADLFLEVNLGGTAIGTGINAEPEYSEKAIKHLRGITGLEVILAPNLVEATQDTGAFVMYSSATKRLAVKLSKISNDLRLLSSGPRAGINEINLPPMQPGSSIMPGKVNPVIPEVVNQITFKVIGNDLTVTLAAEAGQLELNVMEPVIAQSIFESIEMLKNGMATLKHRCVDGITANEKHCRAMVESSIGLVTALVPTLGYEICTELAREALETNRGVYELVVEKNLLSKGELDRLLAPENMIGARIISPDNSAD, from the coding sequence ATGGATGCGAAAATCGTAAATGATTTTATTAAAGAAATAGAGTTATTCAAGGATCTCGATGATAATGAGCGCGGCCTGGTTTCCATGGCGGCCGAGGAGTTGTTTTTCGAGTCTGGGGCGTTGATATTCGAGGAGAATACGCCCCGGAAACGACTTTTTATCATTTACACCGGTGAGATCGAGTTGTTTAAGAAGACACCCTTCGGAGAGGAGAAACGGCTCTCGATTTTCAGCAAGTATGATTTTCTGGGAGAGGGAGCCTTGATGGATGATTATCCGCATTCGACCTCCGCCCGGGCCATGATCAAATCGACCGTGTTGGCTTTTTCCCGGGGAAAATTTACGACCATATGTAAGCAGAATCCATCGGTGGGGGTGAAAATTCTTTCCCGGGTGGCCCGAGTGATTTCGCGCCGGATGCGTCAAACCAGCACCCGGGTAGTTAACGCCGGGGCGCAATACATATCCGGCCGCACCCGCCGGGAACATGATCTCCTGGGGGATCGTGAGGTCCCTTTTGAATTCTATTATGGTATTCAGACTCTCAGGGCTCTGGAAAATTTCAATATCAGCGGGATATCATTGGCCCAGTTTCCGGCCCTGGTCCAGGCTCTGGCCATGGTCAAGATGGCTGCGGCCAAGGCCAATCTGGAACTGGGGCTGTTGTCGAAGCCGGTGGCTGAAGCCATTATCCAAGCCTGCCAGGAAATAATCAATGGCCGTTATCATCCTCATTTCGTGGTTGATTTAATTCAGGGTGGCGCCGGGACATCGACCAATATGAATGCCAACGAAGTTATTGCCAACCGGGCTCTGGAAATTCTCGGCTATGAAAAAGGTGAATATAAATACTGTCATCCTAATAACCATGTCAACCTGTCACAGTCGACCAACGATGCCTACCCAACGGCTTTACATATCGCCCTGATTAACAGCAACAACAAATTGATAGAAGTTCTTCGGGAGTTAATCAATTCCTTCAAAAATAAGGCTGTACAATTTGCGGCGATTTTGAAAATGGGCCGAACTCAGTTGCAGGATGCCGTTCCGATGACTCTGGGGCAGACTTTTGCGGCTTATGCCGCCACGCTTGAGGAAGAAATCCAGCGTCTGGAGGAGAATGCCGATTTATTTCTGGAGGTTAATCTGGGCGGCACTGCCATTGGAACCGGGATCAATGCCGAACCGGAATACAGCGAGAAAGCAATCAAGCATCTTCGGGGTATTACCGGCCTTGAAGTTATCCTGGCTCCCAATCTGGTCGAGGCGACTCAGGATACCGGTGCTTTTGTGATGTATTCTTCGGCCACCAAACGCCTGGCCGTAAAACTCTCTAAAATCTCCAATGACCTGCGCCTGCTTTCTTCCGGCCCCCGGGCGGGAATCAACGAAATCAATCTTCCGCCTATGCAACCAGGATCATCGATTATGCCCGGCAAGGTCAATCCGGTTATTCCCGAAGTGGTCAACCAGATTACCTTTAAGGTGATCGGTAACGATTTGACGGTTACCCTGGCGGCTGAGGCCGGGCAACTGGAATTAAATGTGATGGAACCGGTTATTGCCCAGTCTATTTTTGAATCCATAGAAATGCTGAAAAACGGGATGGCGACTCTTAAACACCGCTGTGTCGATGGCATTACCGCCAATGAGAAACACTGCCGGGCCATGGTCGAAAGCAGTATCGGTCTGGTTACCGCCCTGGTCCCGACCCTTGGCTACGAAATTTGTACCGAACTGGCCCGGGAGGCGCTCGAAACCAATCGCGGGGTTTATGAGCTGGTGGTCGAAAAAAATCTTCTTTCTAAAGGTGAACTGGACCGTCTTTTGGCCCCGGAAAATATGATTGGAGCCCGAATAATTTCCCCGGATAATTCAGCCGATTGA
- a CDS encoding alanine racemase — protein MVDPGSIAVRAEELARNRTPHFDPEELKAFVKTYLDRREVFLKAFREQGSPLYVIEKKILLERAEHFRKIMGGKLSDLQVYYAVKSNNHPSIANILVRAGLGLDVSSGQELKLALEAGAARILFSGPGKTEAELKLGVANYKKVTVLMDSFGELNRLEKITAESEREIRAGIRLTTDERGFWRKFGIPLSKLEVLFELAEKCHHVRLAGLQFHTSWNLDPSGQVKFIERLGQELKALPENYREQIEFIDIGGGYWPPQGEWLQAAGTPEGRLADILFPNSKPDMNHYRLSGNPIGVFAERLAAAIEEHIYPSLKCSIYTEPGRWICNDAMHILLQVVDRKADDMVITDGGMNIIGWERYEIDYFPVINLSRPELNEHPCYVLGSLCTPHDVWGYSYFGSDIHPGDILLIPTQGAYTYSLRQKFIKPIPDTVIIEQ, from the coding sequence ATGGTCGACCCAGGCAGTATAGCCGTCCGGGCGGAGGAGTTGGCCCGGAACCGAACACCGCATTTCGATCCCGAAGAACTCAAAGCCTTTGTCAAAACCTATCTCGATCGCCGCGAAGTCTTTTTGAAAGCCTTTCGCGAGCAGGGCTCTCCGCTTTATGTTATCGAGAAAAAAATTCTCTTGGAAAGAGCCGAGCATTTCAGAAAAATAATGGGCGGGAAACTGTCCGACCTGCAGGTTTATTATGCCGTTAAAAGCAATAACCACCCATCGATAGCAAATATTCTGGTCAGGGCCGGCCTGGGTCTGGATGTTTCCAGCGGGCAGGAACTTAAACTGGCTCTCGAGGCCGGAGCCGCCAGAATCTTGTTCAGCGGGCCGGGCAAAACCGAGGCAGAGTTGAAGTTGGGAGTTGCTAATTATAAAAAAGTTACGGTTCTGATGGATAGTTTCGGGGAATTAAATCGGCTGGAGAAGATCACGGCCGAAAGCGAGCGGGAAATACGGGCCGGTATCCGGTTGACCACCGACGAGCGCGGTTTCTGGCGGAAATTCGGTATTCCCCTTTCCAAGCTGGAAGTGCTTTTCGAACTGGCGGAAAAATGCCATCATGTCAGACTGGCGGGGTTGCAGTTTCATACCAGCTGGAATCTTGATCCGTCCGGGCAGGTCAAATTCATCGAGAGGCTGGGGCAGGAATTGAAGGCTCTTCCTGAGAATTACCGGGAACAGATCGAGTTTATCGATATCGGCGGCGGTTATTGGCCGCCGCAGGGTGAATGGTTGCAGGCGGCCGGGACGCCCGAGGGACGATTGGCCGATATTTTATTCCCGAATTCGAAACCGGATATGAATCATTACCGCCTGTCGGGTAATCCGATTGGGGTTTTTGCGGAAAGACTTGCCGCCGCTATTGAGGAACATATTTATCCATCGTTGAAATGTTCCATCTACACCGAGCCGGGGCGCTGGATCTGCAACGATGCCATGCATATTTTGCTCCAGGTGGTGGATCGCAAGGCGGATGATATGGTCATTACCGATGGCGGGATGAATATAATCGGGTGGGAACGTTATGAAATTGATTACTTCCCGGTTATCAACCTCTCCCGGCCGGAATTAAACGAACACCCTTGCTATGTCCTCGGTTCCCTGTGTACCCCGCATGATGTCTGGGGCTATTCTTATTTCGGTTCCGATATCCATCCCGGCGACATTTTACTGATCCCGACCCAAGGTGCATACACTTACAGCCTGCGGCAGAAATTTATCAAACCGATTCCAGATACGGTTATTATCGAGCAATAA